The Streptomyces sp. CC0208 genome window below encodes:
- the fusA gene encoding elongation factor G, protein MRTHTSHPLAAVRNLGILAHVDAGKTTVTERILFATGTTHKRGEVHDGTTVTDFDPQERDRGITIFAAAVSCAWDGHRLNLIDTPGHVDFADEVERSLRVLDGAVAVFDAVAGVEPQSESVWRQADRHGVPRIAFVNKLDRAGADLDAAVESIRRRLHPAPLVVQLPIGSEDGFTGVVDLVRMRALTWSDSGEAAQDGPVPAALRGEALKRRRLLEEAVAERHPAALEEFCDRETLSADTLTAALRDLTHSGDGVVVLCGSAYRNRGIEPLLDAVVAYLPSPLDVPAVRGVNGEERAGDPAAPLAALAFKVNATATGRLTYVRVYSGTIEKGATVWDAGTRRTERVGRILRVQADRHAPLERAVAGDIVAVVGLKSARAGSTLCAPDAPLVLEPPSTAEPVVSVAVEAGRSVDTDRLASALARLAEEDPSLVVRTDAETGQTLLSGMGELHLEVAVEKVRREHGLSLNVGRPKVSYRETVGHGVSGLAYRHVKQDGGAGQFAHVVLDVEPLEAAFEFRSTVVGGRVPQEYVRAVEAGCRDALAEGPLGGHPVTGLRVTLTDGSTHVKDSSDTAFRTAGRFGLREALRACAMVLLEPVVEVTVTVPEDAVGAVLGDLAARRGRVSGSATRGGSAVVTATVPMAELFGYATRLRSRTQGRGTFTARPTGYAPAPAVTSAR, encoded by the coding sequence GTGCGCACCCACACATCCCACCCGCTCGCCGCCGTCCGCAACCTCGGCATCCTCGCCCACGTCGATGCCGGCAAGACCACCGTCACCGAGCGGATCCTGTTCGCCACCGGAACCACGCACAAGCGCGGCGAGGTCCATGACGGCACGACCGTCACCGACTTCGACCCGCAGGAGCGGGACCGCGGGATCACCATCTTCGCGGCGGCCGTGAGCTGCGCCTGGGACGGGCACCGCCTCAACCTGATCGACACCCCGGGGCATGTCGACTTCGCCGACGAGGTGGAGCGTTCGCTCCGGGTGCTCGACGGGGCGGTCGCGGTGTTCGACGCGGTCGCGGGCGTGGAGCCGCAGAGCGAGTCGGTGTGGCGGCAGGCGGACCGGCACGGTGTGCCCAGGATCGCCTTCGTCAACAAGCTGGACCGCGCGGGCGCCGACCTGGACGCGGCTGTCGAGTCGATCCGGCGGCGGCTGCATCCGGCGCCGCTGGTCGTGCAGTTGCCCATCGGCAGCGAGGACGGCTTCACCGGCGTCGTCGACCTGGTGCGGATGCGGGCGCTGACCTGGTCCGACTCCGGTGAGGCGGCGCAGGACGGGCCGGTGCCCGCCGCTCTGCGCGGGGAAGCGCTCAAGCGACGCCGGCTCCTTGAGGAGGCCGTCGCCGAACGCCACCCCGCCGCCCTGGAGGAGTTCTGCGACCGGGAGACCCTCTCCGCGGACACCCTCACCGCCGCCCTGCGGGACCTCACCCACAGCGGCGACGGCGTGGTCGTCCTGTGCGGCTCGGCCTACCGCAACCGCGGCATCGAACCGTTGCTGGACGCGGTCGTGGCGTATCTGCCGTCGCCGCTCGACGTGCCCGCCGTACGAGGGGTGAACGGCGAGGAGAGGGCCGGCGATCCGGCGGCGCCCCTTGCGGCGCTGGCGTTCAAGGTGAACGCCACGGCCACGGGACGGCTGACGTACGTACGCGTGTACTCGGGAACGATCGAGAAGGGAGCCACCGTGTGGGACGCGGGCACGCGGCGCACCGAGCGCGTCGGACGGATCCTGCGGGTGCAGGCCGACCGGCACGCGCCGTTGGAACGGGCGGTCGCCGGTGACATCGTCGCCGTCGTCGGGCTGAAGTCGGCCCGCGCCGGCTCGACCCTGTGCGCGCCGGACGCCCCGCTCGTGCTCGAACCGCCCAGCACAGCCGAGCCGGTCGTGTCGGTGGCCGTCGAGGCGGGGCGGTCCGTGGACACCGACCGGTTGGCCTCCGCGCTCGCCCGGCTGGCCGAGGAGGACCCCTCGCTGGTCGTCCGCACGGACGCCGAGACCGGCCAGACCCTGCTGTCCGGCATGGGTGAACTGCATCTGGAGGTCGCGGTGGAGAAGGTGCGGCGCGAGCACGGGCTGTCGCTCAACGTCGGCCGTCCGAAGGTGAGTTACCGCGAGACGGTCGGGCACGGGGTGTCCGGGCTGGCCTACCGGCACGTCAAACAGGACGGCGGCGCGGGGCAGTTCGCGCATGTCGTGCTGGATGTCGAGCCCTTGGAGGCGGCCTTCGAGTTCCGCTCCACGGTCGTGGGCGGCCGGGTCCCGCAGGAGTACGTCCGCGCGGTCGAGGCCGGCTGCCGGGACGCCCTGGCCGAAGGGCCGCTCGGCGGGCACCCGGTGACGGGGCTGCGCGTCACCCTCACCGACGGCTCGACCCATGTGAAGGACTCCTCGGACACGGCGTTCCGCACCGCGGGCCGGTTCGGCCTCCGGGAGGCCCTGCGCGCCTGCGCGATGGTCCTCCTGGAACCGGTCGTCGAGGTCACGGTCACCGTGCCCGAGGACGCCGTCGGCGCGGTCCTCGGCGACCTCGCCGCCCGCCGCGGCCGGGTCTCGGGCTCGGCCACGCGCGGCGGTTCGGCGGTCGTGACGGCGACCGTGCCAATGGCCGAACTCTTCGGCTACGCGACCAGGTTGCGCAGCCGGACGCAGGGCCGCGGCACCTTCACGGCCCGCCCGACGGGGTATGCGCCGGCACCGGCGGTGACCTCGGCACGGTGA
- a CDS encoding EstA family serine hydrolase yields the protein MADIQGTYDELFSAVPNKLAELLDEGDVGGSVAVFVDGEPVVDVWGGFADAGRTAPWERDTITNVFSTTKTMTALCALILADRGDLDLDAPVARYWPEFAAAGKDKVLVRHLLSHTAGLPHWEGPVEELYDWSAATARLAAQPLLWEPGTAAGYHSLTQGFLVGEVVRRITGRTIGAFLAEDVTGPLGADFHIGLAAGHDHRVARTLPPPGRDEDYTAGAPGPDATPAAGTAMRVRDANSVAWRRAEIPAASGFGNARSVALVQSALACGGTVGGVRLLSAAGAERAREEQFSGEDRVIGMTQRYGLGFGLFGTSFGWGGWGGSLVVIDPEARMVVAYATDQMREPAEDTRGMDLVMSAYDGLQGLRR from the coding sequence ATGGCCGACATCCAGGGCACATACGACGAGCTGTTCTCCGCGGTCCCCAACAAGCTGGCGGAGCTCTTGGACGAGGGGGATGTCGGCGGCTCCGTGGCCGTCTTCGTGGACGGTGAACCGGTCGTGGATGTCTGGGGCGGCTTCGCCGACGCCGGCCGGACGGCTCCGTGGGAGCGGGACACGATCACCAACGTCTTCTCCACGACCAAGACGATGACGGCGCTGTGCGCGCTCATCCTCGCCGACCGCGGCGATCTCGACCTGGACGCCCCGGTCGCCCGGTACTGGCCGGAGTTCGCCGCCGCCGGCAAGGACAAGGTGCTGGTACGGCACCTGCTGTCGCACACCGCCGGCCTGCCCCACTGGGAGGGCCCGGTCGAGGAACTCTACGACTGGTCGGCCGCCACCGCCCGCCTCGCCGCGCAGCCGCTCCTGTGGGAGCCCGGCACCGCGGCCGGCTACCACTCGCTCACCCAGGGCTTCCTGGTCGGCGAGGTCGTGCGCAGGATCACCGGCCGCACGATCGGCGCGTTCCTCGCCGAGGACGTCACCGGCCCCCTCGGCGCCGACTTCCACATCGGGCTCGCCGCCGGACACGACCACCGGGTCGCCCGTACCCTCCCGCCGCCCGGCCGGGACGAGGACTACACCGCGGGCGCCCCCGGGCCCGACGCGACACCCGCCGCGGGGACCGCGATGCGCGTCAGGGACGCCAACAGCGTCGCGTGGCGGCGCGCGGAGATCCCCGCCGCGAGCGGGTTCGGCAACGCCCGCTCGGTCGCGCTCGTACAGTCCGCGCTCGCCTGCGGAGGAACGGTCGGGGGTGTCCGGCTGCTGTCGGCGGCGGGAGCCGAGCGCGCCCGCGAGGAGCAGTTCAGCGGCGAGGACCGCGTGATCGGCATGACCCAGCGGTACGGCCTCGGCTTCGGCCTCTTCGGGACCTCCTTCGGCTGGGGCGGCTGGGGCGGCTCCCTGGTCGTGATCGACCCCGAGGCCCGCATGGTGGTCGCCTACGCGACCGACCAGATGCGTGAACCCGCCGAGGACACCCGCGGCATGGACCTCGTCATGTCCGCCTACGACGGCCTCCAGGGCCTGCGCCGCTGA
- a CDS encoding PAS domain S-box protein, with product MEDLDSAVVLGMADQAPDGIVITDREGLIRYWNRGAERIFGFAAAEVTGQSLDVIIPERHRKRHQEGFDAAMERGSSKYGDADLLNVPALAADGRKLSIEFSVVLLSGPDGSPYCGAVVRDVTARRERERELMRRRAEASV from the coding sequence ATGGAAGATCTGGATTCCGCGGTGGTGCTGGGCATGGCAGACCAGGCACCCGACGGCATAGTGATCACCGACAGGGAAGGGCTGATCCGCTACTGGAACCGGGGTGCGGAGCGCATCTTCGGGTTCGCGGCGGCCGAGGTGACGGGGCAGAGCCTGGACGTCATCATTCCCGAGCGGCACCGCAAGCGGCACCAGGAAGGCTTCGACGCGGCCATGGAGCGGGGGTCCAGCAAGTACGGCGACGCGGATCTGCTGAACGTGCCCGCACTGGCGGCGGACGGCCGCAAGCTGTCCATCGAGTTCAGCGTGGTGCTGCTCTCGGGTCCCGACGGCAGCCCCTACTGCGGCGCGGTCGTCCGGGACGTCACCGCGCGGCGCGAGCGGGAGCGGGAGCTGATGCGGCGCCGGGCCGAGGCGTCGGTCTGA
- the frc gene encoding formyl-CoA transferase, producing MSEKPLAGIKVIDFTGVQAGPACTQMLAWFGADVLKVERPNGGDVTRRQLRDIEDLDALYFTMLNSNKRSLAINTKTAEGKEVLEKLIKDADVLVENFAPGALDRMGFTWERIQELNPRLIFGSVKGFNDQSSWNDLKVYENVAQCAGGAASTTGFWDGPPTISGAAIGDTNTGMHLAIGILTAIIDRGKTGRGQKVSVSMQDAVLNLCRVKLRDQQRLERVGYLEEYPQYPNGEFTDVVPRGGNAGGGGQPGWVLKCKGWEDDPNAYIYFTVQEQNWKRTAEVIGHPEWAEDPEYATARARQSHIFEIFEEIEKWLADKTKYEAVNILREWEVPCAPVMSLKEIAYDEDLRRSGTVVEVEQKGRGTYLTVGSPVKFSSFEPEVVGAPLLGEHSSEVLVELGYDEETIGRLKESGVIV from the coding sequence ATGAGTGAAAAGCCGCTCGCCGGAATCAAGGTGATCGACTTCACCGGGGTCCAGGCCGGTCCCGCCTGCACGCAGATGCTCGCCTGGTTCGGCGCCGACGTGCTGAAGGTGGAGCGCCCCAACGGCGGCGACGTGACGCGCCGTCAGCTGCGGGACATCGAGGACCTGGACGCGCTCTACTTCACGATGCTCAACAGCAACAAGCGGTCCCTGGCCATCAACACCAAGACCGCCGAGGGCAAGGAGGTCCTGGAGAAGCTCATCAAGGACGCCGACGTCCTGGTGGAGAACTTCGCCCCCGGCGCCCTGGACCGCATGGGTTTCACCTGGGAACGCATCCAGGAGCTCAACCCGCGGCTCATCTTCGGCTCGGTGAAGGGCTTCAACGACCAGTCGTCCTGGAACGACCTCAAGGTCTACGAGAACGTCGCCCAGTGCGCGGGCGGCGCCGCCTCCACCACCGGCTTCTGGGACGGCCCGCCCACCATCTCCGGAGCCGCCATCGGCGACACCAACACCGGGATGCACCTGGCGATCGGCATCCTCACCGCGATCATCGACCGCGGGAAGACCGGCCGGGGCCAGAAGGTCTCCGTCTCCATGCAGGACGCCGTGCTCAACCTGTGCCGCGTCAAGCTGCGCGACCAGCAGCGCCTGGAGCGGGTCGGCTACCTGGAGGAGTATCCGCAGTACCCGAACGGCGAGTTCACCGACGTGGTGCCGCGCGGCGGCAACGCGGGCGGCGGCGGCCAGCCCGGCTGGGTCCTCAAGTGCAAGGGCTGGGAGGACGACCCCAACGCGTACATCTACTTCACCGTCCAGGAGCAGAACTGGAAGCGCACCGCCGAGGTGATCGGCCACCCCGAGTGGGCCGAGGACCCCGAGTACGCCACCGCGCGCGCCCGCCAGTCGCACATCTTCGAGATCTTCGAGGAGATCGAGAAGTGGCTCGCGGACAAGACGAAGTACGAGGCGGTGAACATCCTGCGGGAGTGGGAGGTGCCCTGCGCCCCGGTGATGAGCTTGAAGGAGATCGCCTACGACGAGGACCTGCGCAGGAGCGGCACAGTCGTCGAGGTCGAGCAGAAGGGCCGCGGCACCTATCTGACGGTCGGCAGCCCGGTGAAGTTCTCCTCCTTCGAGCCGGAGGTCGTCGGCGCCCCGCTGCTGGGCGAGCACAGCTCCGAGGTCCTGGTGGAACTGGGCTACGACGAGGAGACCATCGGTCGGCTGAAGGAGAGCGGAGTCATCGTCTGA
- the oxc gene encoding oxalyl-CoA decarboxylase: MTAPSTLETAAAADVPTELTDGYHLVVDALRMNDVDTIYGVVGIPITDLARLAQAQGIRYIGFRHESNAGHAAAIAGYLNKKPGVALTVSAPGFLNGLVALANATTNCFPMVQISGSSERHLVDLKQGDYEEMDQLAAAQPFVKAAYRVSRVEDIGRGIARALRTAISGRPGGVYLDIPAAVLGAILPKAEGDRTLSRLVDPAPRQLPAPEAVDRAIELLASAERPLVVLGKGAAYAQADAKVRQFIESTGIPYVPMSMAKGLLPDDHPQSAATARSLALKKADVVMLIGARLNWLLGHGQTGWNPDAEFVQIDIDPKEMDSNQPIAAPLVGDIESVLDALAERTKPGQITAPSAWREELGARSAQNVAKMAKRLEADPHPMQFMGALKAVRDVVRAHPETYIVNEGANALDIARNVIDMHVPRHRLDSGTWGVMGIGMGYAIAAAVESGAPVVAVEGDSAFGFSGIEIETICRYKLPVVTVIMNNGGVYRGDDTNPYDDAPAPTTLMSAARHDLLIEAFGGKGYRATTPAEVTAALTEALASGGPALIDCVIDPSAGTESGHISHLNPKGITVGNITPATK; this comes from the coding sequence GTACCACCTGGTCGTCGACGCGCTCAGGATGAACGACGTCGACACCATCTACGGGGTGGTCGGCATCCCGATCACCGACCTGGCCCGGCTCGCCCAGGCGCAGGGCATCCGCTACATCGGTTTCCGCCACGAGAGCAACGCCGGACACGCGGCCGCCATCGCCGGCTACCTCAACAAGAAGCCCGGCGTGGCCCTCACGGTCTCGGCCCCCGGCTTCCTGAACGGCCTGGTCGCGCTGGCGAACGCGACCACCAACTGCTTCCCCATGGTCCAGATCTCCGGCTCCAGTGAGCGCCACCTCGTCGACCTCAAGCAGGGCGACTACGAGGAGATGGACCAACTCGCCGCCGCGCAGCCGTTCGTGAAGGCCGCCTACCGGGTCAGCCGGGTCGAGGACATCGGCCGCGGCATCGCCCGCGCCCTGCGCACCGCGATCTCCGGGCGCCCTGGCGGTGTCTATCTCGACATCCCCGCCGCGGTGCTCGGTGCCATCCTGCCCAAGGCGGAGGGTGACCGGACACTGAGCCGCCTCGTCGACCCCGCCCCGCGCCAGCTCCCGGCGCCGGAGGCGGTGGACCGGGCGATCGAGCTGCTCGCCTCCGCCGAGCGCCCGCTGGTGGTCCTCGGCAAGGGCGCCGCGTACGCCCAGGCGGACGCCAAGGTACGGCAGTTCATCGAGTCGACCGGCATCCCCTACGTACCGATGTCGATGGCGAAGGGCCTGCTGCCGGACGACCACCCGCAGTCGGCCGCCACCGCCCGCTCCCTGGCGCTGAAGAAGGCCGACGTCGTAATGCTGATCGGCGCGCGCCTCAACTGGCTTCTGGGTCATGGCCAGACGGGGTGGAACCCCGACGCCGAGTTCGTCCAGATCGACATCGACCCCAAGGAGATGGACAGCAACCAGCCCATCGCCGCACCCCTCGTCGGTGACATCGAGTCCGTGCTCGACGCGCTCGCCGAACGCACCAAGCCCGGCCAGATCACGGCCCCTTCGGCCTGGCGCGAGGAACTCGGGGCACGCTCGGCGCAGAACGTCGCCAAGATGGCGAAGCGGCTGGAGGCCGACCCGCACCCCATGCAGTTCATGGGCGCCCTGAAGGCCGTACGCGATGTCGTGCGCGCGCACCCGGAGACGTACATCGTCAACGAGGGCGCCAACGCTCTGGACATCGCGCGCAACGTCATCGACATGCATGTACCGCGGCACCGCCTCGACAGCGGCACGTGGGGCGTCATGGGCATCGGCATGGGCTACGCCATCGCCGCCGCCGTCGAGAGCGGCGCCCCGGTCGTGGCCGTCGAGGGCGACAGCGCCTTCGGGTTCAGCGGCATCGAGATCGAGACGATCTGCCGTTACAAGCTGCCCGTCGTCACCGTGATCATGAACAACGGCGGTGTCTACCGCGGTGACGATACCAACCCGTACGACGACGCGCCCGCGCCCACGACCCTCATGTCGGCGGCCCGCCACGACCTGCTCATCGAGGCGTTCGGCGGCAAGGGCTACCGGGCCACCACGCCCGCCGAGGTCACCGCGGCGCTCACCGAGGCCCTCGCCTCCGGAGGCCCGGCGCTCATCGACTGCGTGATCGACCCCTCGGCCGGCACCGAGAGCGGCCACATCTCGCACCTGAACCCCAAGGGCATCACCGTCGGCAACATCACGCCGGCCACGAAGTGA